From Pueribacillus theae, one genomic window encodes:
- a CDS encoding 3-hydroxyacyl-CoA dehydrogenase/enoyl-CoA hydratase family protein yields the protein MAREIQRAAVIGSGVMGSGIAAHLANIGIPTLLLDIVPNELTKAEKEKGLSLSNRVVRNRLADAAVAKLFKQKPAPLTKKKNASFITTGNLEDDLEKLAEVDWIIEVIVENLEIKKQLFEKVDVYRKEGTIVSSNTSGISIEAMAEGRSADFKAHFLGTHFFNPPRYLKLLEIIPTKETKPEVVAYMKQFGENVLGKGVVEAKDTPNFIANRIGTYGLLVTVGELLKSGYSVGEIDSVTGTLIGRAKSATFRTLDVVGLDTFIHVANNVYENVDGEEKDRFHVPHFMKEMLEKGWLGSKTGQGFYKKEGKQILELNPETMEYEQRKKLKAPSIELAKQAKKSERLKTIIYADDRAGQLLWNTLSLSLLYAAEKAYEIADDIYAVDQAMKWGFGWEQGPFETWDAIGVEQSVAKMEQEGKTVPSWVKDMLAAGNRSFYKKDNGSTFYYDNGSYKKAEENPKTINLVKLKEQNNVIKKNSGASLIDLGDGVLNLEFHSQNNAIGLDIIQMINTAIEEAEQGDYKGLVIGNQGKNFCVGANLALMLMEAQDDNFFELELTIRQFQDAMMRIRYSAKPVVAAPFSMSLGGGAEVAMPAAKIQASSETYMGLVEVGVGLIPGGGGNKELYRRLLEGLPEGTDLDLQKIANKTFETIAMAKVSTSADEAKEYGFLHDEDGISMNGDHLIYDAKQQVIHLADEGYRAPKRIKIPVVGETGYATMLMGVKSMQYSGYVSEYDVHIAKKLANVIAGGKLPYGTPVDEQYLLDLEREAFLSLIGERKTQERMQHMLVKGKPLRN from the coding sequence ATGGCTCGTGAAATACAGAGAGCAGCCGTGATTGGATCAGGTGTGATGGGTTCAGGAATCGCTGCCCACTTGGCGAATATTGGAATCCCTACATTGCTGCTGGATATTGTACCAAATGAGTTAACGAAAGCAGAGAAAGAAAAGGGACTTTCTCTTTCAAATCGGGTGGTGCGCAACCGTCTTGCAGATGCAGCGGTGGCGAAGTTATTTAAACAAAAGCCCGCCCCACTTACTAAAAAGAAAAATGCCAGTTTTATTACAACTGGAAATTTAGAGGATGATCTTGAGAAACTGGCAGAGGTTGACTGGATTATTGAGGTCATCGTAGAAAATCTTGAGATTAAGAAGCAACTGTTTGAAAAAGTGGACGTTTACCGAAAAGAGGGAACGATTGTCAGCTCAAACACTTCCGGCATTTCGATTGAAGCGATGGCTGAAGGGAGATCAGCTGATTTCAAGGCCCATTTTTTAGGAACGCATTTTTTTAATCCTCCACGCTATCTAAAATTGCTTGAAATTATTCCAACGAAAGAAACAAAGCCGGAAGTTGTTGCTTATATGAAGCAATTTGGCGAAAATGTCCTTGGCAAAGGGGTAGTCGAAGCAAAGGATACGCCAAACTTCATAGCCAACCGGATCGGGACGTACGGTTTGCTTGTAACCGTTGGAGAACTATTGAAAAGTGGCTACTCTGTCGGTGAAATCGATTCTGTAACAGGAACACTCATTGGAAGAGCGAAGAGTGCGACATTTCGGACATTGGATGTTGTAGGGCTTGATACATTTATCCATGTTGCAAACAATGTTTATGAAAACGTTGACGGGGAAGAGAAAGATCGATTTCATGTACCGCACTTTATGAAAGAAATGCTCGAAAAAGGCTGGCTCGGCAGCAAAACAGGACAAGGCTTCTACAAAAAAGAAGGCAAACAAATTTTGGAATTGAATCCGGAGACAATGGAGTATGAACAACGCAAAAAGTTAAAGGCCCCGTCCATTGAGCTTGCAAAGCAAGCAAAAAAATCTGAACGTTTAAAAACAATAATTTATGCCGATGATCGTGCCGGCCAGCTGCTATGGAACACATTAAGTCTTTCATTGCTTTACGCTGCAGAAAAGGCATATGAGATTGCAGATGATATTTATGCTGTCGATCAAGCGATGAAATGGGGCTTTGGATGGGAACAGGGCCCATTTGAAACGTGGGATGCAATCGGCGTTGAACAATCCGTTGCCAAGATGGAACAGGAAGGAAAAACAGTTCCAAGCTGGGTAAAGGATATGTTAGCTGCCGGCAACCGTTCATTTTATAAAAAGGATAATGGAAGCACATTTTATTATGATAACGGAAGCTACAAGAAAGCGGAAGAAAACCCAAAAACGATTAACCTCGTAAAATTAAAAGAGCAAAACAACGTAATCAAAAAGAATAGCGGGGCAAGCCTGATTGACCTTGGCGACGGGGTTTTAAATTTGGAATTCCATTCACAGAACAATGCGATTGGCCTTGATATCATTCAAATGATAAATACGGCCATTGAGGAAGCTGAGCAAGGGGATTACAAAGGGCTTGTCATCGGGAACCAAGGAAAGAATTTCTGTGTAGGCGCCAATCTCGCCCTTATGCTTATGGAGGCGCAGGATGATAACTTTTTTGAACTTGAATTGACGATTCGCCAATTCCAAGATGCGATGATGCGCATTCGTTATTCGGCAAAGCCTGTCGTTGCAGCGCCGTTTTCCATGTCGTTGGGCGGCGGGGCTGAAGTGGCGATGCCGGCGGCAAAAATCCAAGCATCATCAGAAACCTATATGGGCCTTGTAGAAGTCGGCGTTGGGCTTATCCCTGGCGGCGGAGGCAACAAGGAACTTTACCGGCGTCTGCTGGAAGGATTGCCCGAAGGAACGGATCTGGACTTGCAGAAAATCGCAAATAAAACGTTTGAAACGATCGCAATGGCGAAAGTATCTACTTCAGCAGATGAAGCAAAAGAGTACGGATTTTTACATGATGAAGACGGGATAAGCATGAACGGCGACCATTTGATTTACGACGCGAAACAGCAAGTGATTCATTTGGCAGATGAGGGCTATCGCGCACCGAAACGCATCAAAATTCCGGTTGTCGGTGAAACGGGTTATGCCACAATGCTCATGGGTGTCAAATCAATGCAATATTCAGGCTACGTCAGTGAATACGATGTCCATATTGCGAAGAAGCTTGCTAACGTTATCGCTGGCGGAAAGCTTCCGTATGGAACGCCAGTTGATGAACAATATTTGCTTGATCTTGAGAGAGAAGCATTTTTAAGTTTAATTGGCGAACGCAAAACGCAGGAAAGAATGCAGCATATGCTTGTAAAAGGAAAACCGTTGCGGAATTAA